GGCCGGGCCGGCCAGCCAGGCGGCCTCGTCGAAGGGCACCCGGCCCATCAGCTCGCGCTCGCGGTCCGACAGCGGGCGGACCGCGTCGTAGAAGCCGGGCAGCGTCACCTTGCCGTCCGCGTCGTGCAGGCTCGCCACCAGCTCGGCGAGGGCGTGCAGCGGGTTCGGGACGGCGCCGCCGAAGGAACCGGAGTGCAGGTCGACGGCCGGGCCGCGCAGCGTGATCTCGGCATCGGCCAGGCCGCGCATCGAGGTGACAGCGCTGGGCAGGTCGGGGGCGGCCATGCCGGTGTCGCTGACCACCACGACGTCGCAGCGCAGCCGGTCGGCGTGCGACCGCAGCAGGTCGGCGAAGAACGGCGAGCCGGACTCCTCCTCGCCCTCGATGATCATCTTGACCGTGACCGCGGGGGTGTCCCGGCCGGTGGCGGCCAGGTGCGCCCGCATGCCGAGCAGGTGGAAGGCGACGTTGCCCTTGTCGTCGATGGCGCCGCGGGCGTGCAGCTCGGGACCGTCGGGCGTCTCGACCCGGGTGGGCTCGAACGGCGGGTGCTCCCACAGCTCCAGCGGGTCGACCGGCTGGACGTCGTGGTGGCCGTAGACCAGCGCGACCGGCGCGTCCTGGTCGGCCGACGGCCACTCCGCGAAGACGGCCGGGGCACCCTCGGTCTCCCAGATCTCCACGGTCGGGAACCCGGTGCGGCGCAGCGCCTCGGCCAGCCACTCGGCGCTGGCGGCCACGTCGCCGGCGTGCGCCGGGTCCGCGGAGATCGACGGGATGCGCAACCAGGCGTCCAGGTCGGCGTGCAGGTCGTCGAGGTGGGCGGTGACGAAGTCGCGTTCGGCGCTGCTGCTCACGCACGGGACCGTAGCCGGTGGCGCCGACCCGCCCGGACCGCGGCGGGCTAGGTTCCCTGCATGGCCGTGGGGATGCTGCAGGTGGACGTCGGCGACCTGACCTTCGACGTGCGGACCGACGGCCCGGAGGACGGCCCGCCGGTGCTGCTGCTGCACGGGTTCCCGGAGACGTCGCTGAGCTGGTCGTCGGTGACGCCGCTGCTCGCCGGCGCCGGGCTGCGCACCTACGCGCCGGACCAGCTGGGCTACTCCCCCGGCGCGCGGCCCGACGAGGTGGACGCCTACGCGCTGACCAACCTCGTGCAGGTGACCGCGGACCTGATGACCGCGCTCGACGTCCCGGTCGCCGACGTCGTCGGGCACGACTGGGGCGCGAACGTCGCCTGGGGGCTGGCCGCCTGGCACCCGGACCGGGTGCGCACGCTCACCGCGGTGTCGGTGCCGCACCCGACGGCCTACACGCTGGCCTTCCGCGCCGACCCGGAGCAGAAGGAGCGGTCGGCCTACATCAAGCTGTTCTGGCAGGCCGGCAAGGCCGAGGAGGTGCTCCTCGAGGACGGCGCCCGGCGGCTGCGCCGGATGCTCGAGGCGCCCGGGGTGCCGGCCGAGGCGGTCGACGCCTACGTCGAGCAGCTCTCCGCACCGGGCGCGCTCACCGCGGCGCTGAACTGGTACCGGGCGATGAGCTCGAGCACGCCGGTCGACCCGGTGGGGGTGCCGACGACGTACGTGTGGAGCGACGAGGACGTCGCCGTGGGCCGGACCGCCGCCGAGGCGTGCGCGGACCAGGTGACCGGCGACTACCGGTTCGTCGAGCTGGCCGGCATCACGCACTGGGTGCCGGAGCAGGCGCCCGAGCAGCTGGCCCGGGCGGTGCTGGACCGGGTCGCCCGCGGCCCGGAGCTGCACCCGCGGGCCGGCCTGCACGCCCCGCCCAGCTGACGCCGGAGCCCGACCACCGCCGGCTAGCGGACGGGCTCGGTGAACAGGCCCGCGGTGGCGAGCCCGACCCGCCGACGGGCGGCCTGCTCGTCGTCGCCGAACCGGTCGACCCCCCACGACAGGGTGGTGACCAGCTCGAACACCTCCTCGGCCGTCACCGCCCCGCGGGCGTCGCCGGTCCGCTTCGCCTGGTCCAGCAGGACGCCGGTCCGGTCGAGCAGCGGTGAGCGGGTGGCGGTGAGCGGCGAGTCCGGGTCGACGCAGGCGGTGGAGAGGCAGTACGGCAGGTCGTGCCAGATCCGCATCTGCCAGGCCATCCGCACCAGCCACTCGGCCAGCGCCTCCCGGGGCGGGAGCGTGCGAGCCAGCTCCGCCGCCTCCTCCAGAGCCGCGGCGGTGTTGGTCTGCAGCACGGCCGCCAGCAGGTCGTCCCGGGTCGGGAAGTTGCGGTAGAGCGTGGCGTTGCCGACCCCGGCGCGCAGCGCGATGCCGTCGAGCGGGGCGAGCACGCCCTCGGCCTCGAACGTCTCCCGCGCCGCGTCGAGGATCGCGTCCCGGTTCCGCTGGGCGTCGGCGCGCAGCGGGCGCGACGTCCCACTATCGGCCCGAACGGGCACAGCGCCCTCCTCAACAAAGTGGGGAGGCTCCCCACTAAGCTCGTGGGGACAGTCCCCACTTGATCGAGGAGTCTAGATGGACCAGGCACTGAACGGTCGGACGGTGCTCGTCACCGGCGCCAACGGCGGGCTCGGGGAGCAGTTCGTGCACCAGGCGCTGGAGCGCGGTGCCCGCGCGGTGTTCGTGGCGGCGCGCACCCCGAGGGACTGGGACGACCCCCGGGTGCGCCCCCTGACCCTCGACATCACCGACCCCACGAGCGTCGCGGCGGCCGCCGCGACCGCGACCGACGTCGACCTGCTGGTCAACAACGCGGGGATCGCCCCCGCGGGCGACTCCATCTCCGGCCCGGAGGACGAGCTGCGCCGGGTGTTCGAGACGAACTTCTTCGGCACCCTGCGCGTCGCCACGGAATTCGCCCCGGTGCTGGCGGCCAACGGCGGCGGGACGCTGCTGAACGTGCTGTCCCTGGCCGCCTGGATCAACGTGCCGACCGGCTACGCGGCGTCGAAGGCGGCGATGTGGTCGGCGACCAACGCGCTGCGGGTCGAGCTCCGCGGGCAGGGCACCCATGTGGTCGGGCTGCTCGTCGGCATGGTCGACACCCCGATGTCCCAGCGGTGGACGGTGCCCAAGGTGAGCGCCGCCAGCGTCGTCAGCCAGGCCTACGACGGGGTCGCCGCGGGCTCGCTCGAGGTGCTCGCCGACGAGCCGACCCGGGACCTGAAGGCCCGGCTCAGCACCCCCGCCGAGGAGCTCTACCCGTGGCTGGACGAGGCGCTGGCGTCCTTCGTCGCCTGACCCCCGGCGGCGACCGGCGCTGGTGCCGCCGGAGCGCCGGCGTCAGGGCAGCGGGAGCTTCATCCCGACGTGGCTCGCGGTGAAGCCGAGGGACGCGTAGAAGCGACGGGCATCGGCCCGGGTGGCGTCGGTGGTCAGCTGCACCAGCACGCAGCCCCGTTCCCGCGCCTGGTCGACGGCCCACTCCAGCAGCCGGCGACCGAGCCCGCTCCCCCGCTGACCGGCGGCCACCCGGACGGCCTCGACCTGCGCCCGCTCACCGCCGCGGCGGACCAGGTGGGGCACGAAGGACAGCTGCAGCGTGCCGACGACCTCGCCCTCCACCTCGGCCACCACCAGTCGGTGCCGGGGGTCGTCGCGGATCGCGGCGAACGCCCGGAGGTACTCCGCCGGCAGCGGGTCCTCCACCTGCTCCCGGGTCGCCCCGAGTTCGTCGTCGGCGTACAGCGCGACCACGGCCGGCAGGTCGCGCTCCTCGGCGTCCCGGACGATCACCCCGCCGCCCCGGTGACCAGGGCCAGCAGACCGGCCTCGTCGAGCAGGTCGACCGGGCGCAGGGTGACGCCGGCCGCGACGTGGTGGAAGCCCGCGCTGACCCGCTCGACCGGCACCCCGGTCAGGCGCGACCAGCCGAGCCGGTAGGCGGCCAGCTGGACCGCCGCGGCGGTGAGCTCGGCGGGGGTCGGCACCGGCCCGGTCTTCCAGTCGATGACCTCGTAGCCGCCGTCGGGGGTGGCGTAGACGGCATCGATCCGACCGCGCAGGGTCAGCGGCCCGAGCGGGGTCTCGAACGGCGCCTCGACGTCGACCGGCTGGCGGTCGGCCCACTCACCGCGCAGGAACGCCTGCTGCAGCGAGGCCAGCGCCTCGTCCGGTGCCGCGGCGGCGTCACCGCTGCCGGGCAGCTCGTCGAGGTCGATGAGCCGGGAGGTGCCGAAGCGCTCCTCCAGCCAGGCGTGGAAGGCGGTGCCCCGCCGGGCCAGCGGCGCGGGTGCCGCGGGCATCGGCCGGCGCAGCCGGCGGGCCAGCTCGTCGGGGTCGCGGCGCAGCGCCACGAGGGCGGAGACCGACAGGTGCGCGGGCAGCGGCACCTCGACGACCCCGCGAGAGTGCTCGGCGCGCTCGCGCAGCAGCAGGTCGGCGTCGCGCAGCCAGTCGGCCACCAGCGGGTCGTCCTCGGCGCCGAGCGCCCGCTCGGTGAGCGGGTGCGGCTCGGAGGCGGCGACCAGCTCGGCGGCCGCGCTGAGCGCCCGCCGCCGGCCGGAGGAGAGCGGGTCGGCCGGCCAGATGCCCACCGGCCACTCGGCCAGCGCCGGGTTCTCCGCGTCCTCGTCGGGCGGGTCGGCCCAGGTGCCGACCACGCCGGCGCCGTCCTCGCAGGCCGCCTTCACAGCGAGCAGCAGCGACGACGGCCCGCACACCGTCTTGCCGTCGCGCCACCAGCTGCCCGAGCACAGCAGCACGTGCTTGGCCCGGGTCACCGCCACGTAGCCGAGCCGGATCTCCTCGGCCAGCCCGAAGTCCTTCCACTCCGCGACGTAGTCGTCGAGCGCGTCGCGGACGGCGGCCTGGTCGCCGGAGCCGGGCACCGGGAGGTGCAGGCGGGGCAGCTCGGCGCGGTCGGTGGCCCGCAGGTCGACCGGGACGGCGCCCGGGTCGCGGATCCAGGAGTCGGAGGCGTCGCCCTTGGCCGGGAACTGGCCGACGGTCATGCCCGGCACGGCGACGACGTCCCACTCCAGGCCCTTGGCCGAGTGGCCGGTGAGGAGCTGCACCGCCTCGGGGTTCACCGCGACCTCCCCGGGCTCCAGGCCGCGCTCGCGGACCTCGGCGTCGGCGAGGTAGCCGAGGAAGGCCGGCAGCGAGGGCAGCTCGGCCAGCTCGGAGAACTCGGCGGCGACCTCGTGCAGCGCGTCGAGGTGGGTGCGCGCGCCGCCCGGGGTGACGTCGGGGTGGCTGGCCAGCTCGGTCTCCAGGCCGAGGGTGCGCACGACCTCGTCGACGAGGTCGGGCAGCGGCTCGCCGAGCCGGGAGCGCAGCGCCGACAGCTCGTTGGCCAGCCGCCGCAGCCGGCGGTGGCCCTCCGCGGAGTAGGCCTCCGGGCGGCCGAGGTCGTCGAGCGCCTCGATGATGCTGCCCCGCTCGCGCGGCGGGGCCGGGCTCGCCGGGGCGCCGGGCTCGGGCGGGGTGGCGTCCTCGACCGGTGCCGCGGTGCCGCGCTCGCGGACCAGCGCCCGGGAGCGGGCCTCCAGCGTGGCGAGGTCGCGGGGCCCGATCCGCCACCGGGCCCCCGTCAGGAGCCGGCCCAGCGCGTCACCGGCGGTCGGGTCGACGAGCACCCGCAGCGTGGCGACGACGTCGGAGACCTCCGGCACGTCGAGCAGGCCGCCGAGGCCGACGACCTCCACCGGCAGGCCGCGGACCCGCAGCGCGGCGGCGATGCCCGGCAGCTGGGCCCGGCGCCGGGCGAGCACGGCGATGGTGGGGCGCCGCGGGGTGGTCCGGTCCCACTCGGCGGCCAGCCGGTCGGCCAGGGCGTTGGTCTCCTCGTCGACGGTCTCGTACAGCCCGACGTGGACCCCGCCCGCGCCGGCCACCCGCGAGGCGGTGAGGTCGGGCAGCGGCACGGCGGGCTCGGGCAGCATCGCCGACACCGCGTTGGCGATGGCGAGCACCGCCCGGTCGTTGCGCCAGCTGGTCGACAGGGTCAGCCGCTCGGCCGGGCGCTCGGGTGTGCCCGGAAAGGTGCGGGCGAAGCGCTCGATGGTGCCGGCGGAGGCGCCGCGCCAGCCGTAGATCGACTGCCGCGGGTCGCCGACGGCGAGCACCGGGTGCCCGCCCGGGCCGCCGAAGAGCGCCTCCAGCATGCGCAGCTGACCGACGCTGGTGTCCTGGTACTCGTCGAGCAGCACGACCCGCCAGCGGGCCCGCTCGCGCCGCCCCACCTCGGCCGAGGTGACCGCGACCCGGGCGGCGAAGGACACCTGGTCGGCGTAGTCGATGGCGCCGGCGGCGCGCTTGCGGGCCTCGAACGCCTCGACCATCGGCAGCAGCGCCACCCGGGCGCGCTGCCGGACCAGCACCTTGAGGACCTCGGCGTACGGGCCCTTCTTCTTGCCTGCGTCGGGGTAGCCGCGCAGCTGCGCCTCGAACCGGGCGGTCCAGGCGCGCAGCTGGGCGGGGGTGATGTCGTGCTCGCCGAGCTCGGCGGCCAGCTGCAGGACGTCCTCGGTGGTGGTGACCAGGCCGAGCGCGACGTCGCTCATGTCGCCGGTGTGTCCGGCGACGGCGGTGGCGGCCTGCCCCCAGCACATGGCCGGCCCCAGGACCCCGGAGCCGGGCTCGACGCCGATCCGGAGGCCGTGCTCGGCGACGATGCTGGCCGCGTACCCGTGGTACGTGGCGACGGTGGGTGCGGCGACGGCGAGCCGTTCCCGCAGCGCCGGGTCGGTGTCGGGGTGGGTGGCGAGCGCGCCGAGCCGGAGGCGGACCCGGGCGTTGAGCTCGCTGGCGGCCTTGCGGGTGAACGTGAGGCCGAGCACCGCCTCGGGGGCGACGAGCTGGTTGGCGACCAGCCAGGCGACCCGGGCGGCCATCGTCTCGGTCTTGCCCGACCCGGCGCCGGCCACGACGACGAGCGGCCGGTCGACGGGGGCCGAGACGACGCCCGCCTGCTCGTCGGACGGGGCGTGGCCGAGCCCGCAGCGGGCGGCGACCTCGGCCGGGGAGAGCAACCGGGGTGGTTCGGGCGCGACGACCGGCACCATGCCGGGCAGGTCGAAGGCGAGTTGCCCGTCGGCGGCCGCGGACCGGGGCGTCACCGGGTCACCTGCCGGCCAGACTCCTGCATCGGGCAGCTGCGGCGGAACGCGCACCGCTCGCAGTCGGTGTCGGTGCGGGCGAGGAACTCGGCGCCACCCATGCCCTCACCGACCTCGGCGATCAGCTCACCGGCCCAGCTCTGGCGCGGGTCGACGTCGGGCGGCAGCGGCGGCTGCGCGTGCTCCTTGGCTGCCTTCTGCGAGCCACCGACCTGCAGCAGCGCCGCGCCGCCGGTCGCCCGGCCGTGGTCGGCGAAGGCGCCCTCGGTGACGGCGAGCTGGTAGGCGGCGAGCTGGCCGTGCTCCTCGACGGTGCGCGGCGGGGTCTTGCCGGTCTTGAGGTCGACGACCACCAGCCGGCCCTGGCCGTCGCGCTCGAGCCGGTCGACCTGCCCGCGCAGCCGCGCCCGGCCCACGACGACGTCGAAGTCCTCCTCGGCGGCGACCAGCTCGCGGTCGGCGCGGGCGTGCCAGGCCAGGAACTTGGTCAGCATCTCCTGGGCCCGTTCCCGCTGCCGCTGGTCGAACCAGCCTGGGCCGAGGTCCAGGCCGTCGAGCTCGGCGTCGAGCACCGCCGGCGCGTCGGCCGGCGGCAGCCCCTCGGCGACCTGCTGGGCGACGTCGTGCACGGCCGAGCCCACCGTGCGGGTGGCCTCCGGCGCGGCCTCGGCGCCGACCGCCCCGAGCACCCAGCGCAGCGGGCAGCGCTGGAAGGTGTCGATGGCCGACGGGCGGACCGGCACGACCTCGGCCGGGTCGACCAGCGGCGCGTCGTCGGACAGGGGGGCCAGCCCCCACCAGCCGGCCGGGTCGGCGCCGGGCACCCGCTCGGCGGCCAGCCGGCGCAGCACCGCCGCGGCGCTGGACCGCCGGGCCGGCGGGGTGTGCGGGTCGGTGAGGTGCCGGCGCAGCTCGGCCACCAGCGCGGGCAGGGTGAGCTGGCGGGGCAGCGGGGTGTGCGGCCGGACGCCGTCACCCTCGGCGGGCGGCGGGGCGACCAGGTCCAGGAAGCGGGACGCGGTCGCGCCGGCGTCGCCGCCCTCCAGCGCGCCGTCGACGGCGGTGACCAGCAGCCGCCGCCGGGCCCGCGTGCAGGCGACGTAGAACAGCCGGCGCTCCTCGGCCAGCGCCAGGGTGCGCCGGTCGAGGGTGGCCGGGTCGGCGCCGCCGGCGGCGTCCACCAGGTCCTCGGCGCCGAGCAGGCTGGCCCGGCTGCGCAGGTCGGGCCACAGCCCCTCCTGCACCCCGGCGACGCAGACCAGGTCCCACTCCAGCCCCTTGGCGGCGTGCGCGGTGAGCAGCCGCACCGTCTCGCCGGCCGGCGCCCGCGCGGCACCGCTGTCGCCGGGCAGGCTCTGCGCGGCCAGGTGCTCGACGAAGGCCGCCACCCCGGCGTGCGGGAGGCGGTCGACGAAGCCGGCCGCGGCGTCGAACAGCGAGACGACGGCGTCGAGGTCGCGGTCGGCGACCGCCCCGGTGGGCCCGCCGGCGGCGCTGGCCCGAGCCCACCTGGCCGACAGGCCGCTGGCCTGCCACATCGCCCACAGCACGTCCTCGGCGCTGCCGTCGGAGGCCAGGGCCAGCCGACCGGCCGAGAGCACCCGGGCGACCCGCGCCGCGGGGCGGGCCAGGTGCTCGGGCAGCGCGTCGAGCAGCGTCGCGTCGGCGAGCACGGTCGCCAGCGGTGCCCCGCGGACGGCCGCGTCCTCCCCGCGCACCGCCATGGCCCGGCGGGCGGCCCGCCGCAGCCGGCGCAGGTCGAGCACGGTGGCGCCGCCGAGCGGGGAGGCCAGCAGCGCCTCGGCCGCCGTCTCGTCCAGCCCGGCCTCGGTCTCCGCGGCGGCCGGGTCGGGCAGCGCGGCGCCGGACTCGATCTCCGCCTGCTGCGCCGCCGTGCGCCGCGGCGGCAGCAGCGCACCCAGCGCCGCGAGCAGCGGCTGGACGGCCGGCTGCCCGGCGAGCGCGACGTCGTCGGCGGAGACCGCGACCGGCACCCCGGCCTGGGTCAGCGCGCGGCGGACCGGCGCCAGGCTGGCGCTCGCGGACCGGACCACGACCGCCATCTGCGACCACGGCACCCCGTCGAGGAGGTGCGCCCGGCGCATCGTGTCGGCGACGAAGGCCGCCTCCATCGACGGGGAGTCGAAGACGTGCACCTCGGCGCGGCCCGGGTCGGTGCCCTCGGCCGGGACCAGCCGGCGGTGCTCCCAGGGCCCGGGCAGCCCCTCGGCGACCCGGCGGCTGACCGCCAGCAGCTCGGCCCCCGAACGGCGGCAGACCCCGAGGGACAGCCGGTCGGCCGGCCGGCCGTCGCGGTGCCGGAAGCGGTCGGGGAACTCGACGATGCCGCGCGGCTCGGCACCGCGGAAGGCGTAGATGGCCTGGTCCGGGTCGCCGACGACGACCAGGTCGCCACCGCCGCCGGCGAGCAGCTCCACCAGCTCGACCTGGCCCGGGTCGGTGTCCTGGTACTCGTCGACGAACAGCCAGCCGGCGCGCTCGCGCTCGGCGCGCAGCAGCTCGGGGTCGGCGCGCAGCTCGTCGATCGCGGTGCGCACCAGCTCGGCCGGGTCGTAGCCGCTGGCCCCGCCGCGGGCGACCGTGGCGAAGTAGGAGACGTCCTGGTACTGCCGGAGGAAGTCGGCGGCGGCCACCCAGTGCGGCAGCCCCCGCTCCTGCCCCCAGGCCGCCAGCCGGCGGGCGTCGATGCCCCGCTCGGTGGCACGCAGCAGCAGGTCGCGCAGCTCGTCGCGGAACCCGGGCATGGCCAGCGCCTCGGCCAGCTCGTCCGGCCAGCGGACGACGCCCTCCTGGTCGGCGTCACCGCGCAGCAGCTCGGCGACGACGGCGTCCTGCTCGGCGGAGGTGAGCAGCCGCGGCGCGGGCTCGCCGCGGAGGACGGCCGCCCGGCGCAGCACACCGAAGGCGTAGGAGTGGAACGTGCGGGCCACCGGCTCGCGGATGGTGCGGCCGACCCGGGCGGTGATCCGGGTGCGCAGCTCCGCGGCGGCCTTGCGGCTGAAGGTGAGGACCAGTATCCGCTCGGGGTCGGCGCCGGCCTCGATCTGGGCGGCGACCGCCTCGACGATCGTGGTGGTCTTGCCGGTGCCGGGACCGGCGAGCACCAGCAGCGGGCCGGTGCGGTGGTCGACCACCGCCTGCTGGGTCGGGTCGAGCCGGGGCCGCACGAACGGCGTGACCTCGGGCTGCACGAGCCGGTAGACCGGCGCCTGCTGGGCCGTCGCCGCGACCGCTGTCTCCCCCCGCACCCCTCGATGAGACCACGGGGGTACGACAGTCCTGCGGCCCCGCTCCGGAGGAGGCCGGTCAGCCCCGCTCGTCGGGCCAGCCGACCGCGGCGAGGTCGACGCGGGAGCCGCGCAGCGGCACCCCCTCGCCGGCGAGCAGCTCCAGCTGCCGCACCCGGACCGCCTCGGCGGGGGTGCCGTCGGCCCGCAGCACGCGGTACCAGGGCACCGCGGCCCCACCGCCGCCGGACAGCGCACGGGCGACCCGCCGGGGACCCACCCCGACCAGCCGCCCGATCGCCCCGTAGGTGCTCACCCGGCCCGGCGGGATCGCCTCGACCGCGTCGAAGACGGCCTCGTCGACGTCCTCGGCGGTCCGGTCCCCCGGTCCGGGTGAGCGCCCCACGTGCCCTGCTCCGGGGCTCAGCCCTGGTACTCGCTGTTCGCCGAGGTCCACCACTCGTAGAGCGCGCTGACATCGGCCTGGGTGGTGCCCGGAGCGCGGATCAGCCCCTCGGTCAGGAAGTCGTCGTCGGTCCAGGCGATGACGACGTAGCCCTCGGCGAGGATCTGGCAGGCGACCTGCCCACCGGGGGTGCCGTCGGTGTAGGTCCACGGGCCGTAGCCCGTCGCCGTCGAGCAGTCGATCTCACCGGTCGAGGGGAACTCGGTCAGGCCCTCGGTGGTGACGTCGTTGAGGAAGACCTGGTCCAGCGTGGCGACGTCCGGGTAGAGGTAGAACATCGCCTCCGACGGGCCCGGCTGGGTCTGCGCCGGGCCGCAGCTGGCAGCTGCGAGGTCGCCGTCACCGGCGAGCTCCTTCGGCGCGCAGTCGACGAAGTCGGCCGGGAGCTGGGCGAGGAAGCCCGCGGCGTCGGCCTCGCCGGTGGGCGGCGCGGAGGAGAAGCCCCCGGACGAGGAGGAGCTGGAGGACGACGTCGTCGACTCGGTCGGGGACGACGACGTCGTGGTGGTCGTCCCGCCGTCGGCGGTGTTGCTCTCGTCGTCGTCGCCACCGAGGGAGACGGCGAGGACGACCGCGGCCACCACGATCAGCACCAGGGCCGCGACGGCCGTGATGATCAGGTTCTTCTTCTTGTTGCCGTTCCCGCCGCCCTGGGCGCTGGACCCGCCGGGGCCACCCCAGCCGGGACCCCCGGGGCCGCCCGGGCCACCGGGACCGCCGTAGGGCGGCTGACCGGGCACGCCGAAGCCGCCGACCTGGGTGGGCTGGTCGCCGTAGTTCGGGGGCGGCGGCGCCGGCCAGCCACCCTGCGGGGCCGGCGGGCCGTAGCCGGGAGCGGGCTGGGCCGGCTGACCCCAGCCGCCGCCCTGCCCGGGGGGCGGGCCGGGCTGGGGCTGGCCCCAGCCGGGCTGCGGGGACTGGCCGGGCTGCGGGGACTGGCCGGGCTGCGGGGACTGGCCGGGCTGCGGGGACTGGCCGGGCTGGGGCTGACCCCAGCCCTGGCCGGGCTGCTGGCCGGGCTGCTGACCGGGCTGCTGCGGCTGACCGGGCTGCTGCCCCCAGCCGCCGCCCTGGGACGGCCGGTCGCCCGACGGGGGCTGCCCGTCCGGCCCGTACGGGGGCTGCCCCTGGGGTGGCTGACTCATCGTGCGACCTCCGACTCTGCAGTGACGGCACGGAGCCTAGGGGTGGCGACCAGCAGCTGCCCCGCGTGTCGCTCCTCCGGGGTGTCCCGGAGGTCGCACCGCGGGGTCGGACGCGATCAGGCCCGGCGGCCGAAGCGGGCCAGCAGCCGGGTCTGCAGGTCCGCGCCCGGCGGGACCTCGACCGGTGCGGCGATGACCCCGGGCACCCCGTCGTCCCCGAGGTGCTCCTCGGCGTAGCGGAACGCGGCGGCCACCAGCTCGCCGTCCAGCTCGGTCACGCCGCCGACGGCGCGGGCCAGGTCCCAGGCGTGCACCGTCAGGTCCGCGGTCATCTCCACCAGGTAGTCGACCGCGGAGGTGGCGCCACCGGAGAGGTGGACGGTCCGGTCGAGGGCGCCCGGCGCCGCCCACGAGGTCAGCGCCTCGTCCGCGGCGGTCTCCCACGCGGTGAGCGGGTCGCCGCCGAGCAGCTCCTCGGTGCCGGTGGGGATGCGACCGGCGACCGCACCGGGCTCCTCGCCGTCCAGCAGCGGCGGCACCCACAGCTGCTCGCTGGTCAGGTGGGCCACCAGGTCGGCGACGCTCCACTCGGGCAGCGCCGGGGCGTCCCACTCACTGGGCCCGACGGCGTCCACCCGGTCGGTGAACTGCGCCTGCGCCCGCTGGAAGAGCATCAGGAGGTCGGTGGGCGACGGTGCGGGCATGGCCCCAGTAGAACAAGCCCGGGCCCCGGGACGCCGATCGGCGTCCCGGGGCCCGGGTGACGTGCTGGAACGGCCCCCTCGCAGGGTCCCGGCCCGAGCGGAGCGAGGGTCGGGGGCGAGGGGGTCCTTCGTCAGTAGGTGGGCAGCGCCTTGTCGATGCGGGTCGCCCAGGCGGTCACGCCACCCTGGACGTGCACCGCGTCGCGAAAGCCCGCGTTCTTCACCGCGGCGAGGGCCTCGGCGGAGCGGACGCCGGTCTTGCAGTGCAGGACGATCGGCTTGTCGTTCGGCAGCTGGGACAGCGCCCGGCCGGACAGGATCTCGTCCTTGGGGATCAGCTTGGCGCCCGGGATGGAGACGATCTCGTACTCGTTGGGCTCCCGGACGTCGATGAGCTCGAAGTCCTTGCCGGCGTCCATCATGTCCTTGAGCTCGTCGACGGTGATCGTCGAACCCGCGGCGGCCTGCTGGGCCTCGTCGCTGACGACGCCGCAGAACGCCTCGTAGTCGATGAGGCCGGTGATCGGCTCACCCTCGGGGTCCTTGCGCACCTTGATGGTGCGGAAGGTCATCTCCAGGGCGTCGTAGACCATCAGCCGGCCGAGCAGCGTCTCGCCGATGCCGGTGATGAGCTTGACCGCCTCGGTCGCCTGGATGGCGCCGATGGTCGCGCAGAGCACGCCCAGCACGCCGCCCT
The Modestobacter versicolor genome window above contains:
- a CDS encoding dipeptidase, with protein sequence MSSSAERDFVTAHLDDLHADLDAWLRIPSISADPAHAGDVAASAEWLAEALRRTGFPTVEIWETEGAPAVFAEWPSADQDAPVALVYGHHDVQPVDPLELWEHPPFEPTRVETPDGPELHARGAIDDKGNVAFHLLGMRAHLAATGRDTPAVTVKMIIEGEEESGSPFFADLLRSHADRLRCDVVVVSDTGMAAPDLPSAVTSMRGLADAEITLRGPAVDLHSGSFGGAVPNPLHALAELVASLHDADGKVTLPGFYDAVRPLSDRERELMGRVPFDEAAWLAGPAASRTTTGEAGFSTQERIGARPTAEVNGMWGGYQGPGHKTIIPAEAHAKITFRLVADQRPEEIGPMVRAWVEAHLPAGIEADVHVPAGGVAPCASDLDSPYMDALLSAIAQAWDTQADQVLFMKEGGSGPEADLAEQLGAPLVFLGAGLPTDRIHSPNERVLLPMLHRGAEATAHLWRELAGVRPPAR
- a CDS encoding alpha/beta fold hydrolase, coding for MAVGMLQVDVGDLTFDVRTDGPEDGPPVLLLHGFPETSLSWSSVTPLLAGAGLRTYAPDQLGYSPGARPDEVDAYALTNLVQVTADLMTALDVPVADVVGHDWGANVAWGLAAWHPDRVRTLTAVSVPHPTAYTLAFRADPEQKERSAYIKLFWQAGKAEEVLLEDGARRLRRMLEAPGVPAEAVDAYVEQLSAPGALTAALNWYRAMSSSTPVDPVGVPTTYVWSDEDVAVGRTAAEACADQVTGDYRFVELAGITHWVPEQAPEQLARAVLDRVARGPELHPRAGLHAPPS
- a CDS encoding TetR/AcrR family transcriptional regulator, with the protein product MPVRADSGTSRPLRADAQRNRDAILDAARETFEAEGVLAPLDGIALRAGVGNATLYRNFPTRDDLLAAVLQTNTAAALEEAAELARTLPPREALAEWLVRMAWQMRIWHDLPYCLSTACVDPDSPLTATRSPLLDRTGVLLDQAKRTGDARGAVTAEEVFELVTTLSWGVDRFGDDEQAARRRVGLATAGLFTEPVR
- a CDS encoding SDR family oxidoreductase: MDQALNGRTVLVTGANGGLGEQFVHQALERGARAVFVAARTPRDWDDPRVRPLTLDITDPTSVAAAAATATDVDLLVNNAGIAPAGDSISGPEDELRRVFETNFFGTLRVATEFAPVLAANGGGTLLNVLSLAAWINVPTGYAASKAAMWSATNALRVELRGQGTHVVGLLVGMVDTPMSQRWTVPKVSAASVVSQAYDGVAAGSLEVLADEPTRDLKARLSTPAEELYPWLDEALASFVA
- a CDS encoding GNAT family N-acetyltransferase, with translation MIVRDAEERDLPAVVALYADDELGATREQVEDPLPAEYLRAFAAIRDDPRHRLVVAEVEGEVVGTLQLSFVPHLVRRGGERAQVEAVRVAAGQRGSGLGRRLLEWAVDQARERGCVLVQLTTDATRADARRFYASLGFTASHVGMKLPLP
- a CDS encoding ATP-dependent DNA helicase; the protein is MTPRSAAADGQLAFDLPGMVPVVAPEPPRLLSPAEVAARCGLGHAPSDEQAGVVSAPVDRPLVVVAGAGSGKTETMAARVAWLVANQLVAPEAVLGLTFTRKAASELNARVRLRLGALATHPDTDPALRERLAVAAPTVATYHGYAASIVAEHGLRIGVEPGSGVLGPAMCWGQAATAVAGHTGDMSDVALGLVTTTEDVLQLAAELGEHDITPAQLRAWTARFEAQLRGYPDAGKKKGPYAEVLKVLVRQRARVALLPMVEAFEARKRAAGAIDYADQVSFAARVAVTSAEVGRRERARWRVVLLDEYQDTSVGQLRMLEALFGGPGGHPVLAVGDPRQSIYGWRGASAGTIERFARTFPGTPERPAERLTLSTSWRNDRAVLAIANAVSAMLPEPAVPLPDLTASRVAGAGGVHVGLYETVDEETNALADRLAAEWDRTTPRRPTIAVLARRRAQLPGIAAALRVRGLPVEVVGLGGLLDVPEVSDVVATLRVLVDPTAGDALGRLLTGARWRIGPRDLATLEARSRALVRERGTAAPVEDATPPEPGAPASPAPPRERGSIIEALDDLGRPEAYSAEGHRRLRRLANELSALRSRLGEPLPDLVDEVVRTLGLETELASHPDVTPGGARTHLDALHEVAAEFSELAELPSLPAFLGYLADAEVRERGLEPGEVAVNPEAVQLLTGHSAKGLEWDVVAVPGMTVGQFPAKGDASDSWIRDPGAVPVDLRATDRAELPRLHLPVPGSGDQAAVRDALDDYVAEWKDFGLAEEIRLGYVAVTRAKHVLLCSGSWWRDGKTVCGPSSLLLAVKAACEDGAGVVGTWADPPDEDAENPALAEWPVGIWPADPLSSGRRRALSAAAELVAASEPHPLTERALGAEDDPLVADWLRDADLLLRERAEHSRGVVEVPLPAHLSVSALVALRRDPDELARRLRRPMPAAPAPLARRGTAFHAWLEERFGTSRLIDLDELPGSGDAAAAPDEALASLQQAFLRGEWADRQPVDVEAPFETPLGPLTLRGRIDAVYATPDGGYEVIDWKTGPVPTPAELTAAAVQLAAYRLGWSRLTGVPVERVSAGFHHVAAGVTLRPVDLLDEAGLLALVTGAAG